A genomic region of Vitis vinifera cultivar Pinot Noir 40024 chromosome 7, ASM3070453v1 contains the following coding sequences:
- the LOC100853162 gene encoding uncharacterized protein LOC100853162 — MASRAILQRKRYLFNSLNFPTCSVRGFSSFEHGASSQPNESRGFIWATSVPQSNTDPRRKGYFLSLSKEELSSFSSLGLLRHNICGISTLGCGIRRTDFISLPGTGCVSQYIHYVSTLTAGQPKLDGGNNENEEQVAKPKKEASPEECDQAVEGLSTVKAKAKAKQLQESQMGVKYVIKRVWAMLLGIGPALRAVASMSREDWAKKLSHWKDEFKSTMQHYWLGTKLLWADVRISLRLLLKLAGGKSLSRRERQQLTRTTADIFRLVPFAVFIIVPFMEFLLPVFLKLFPNMLPSTFQDKMKEQEALKRKLNARIEYAKFLQDTVKEMAKEVQNSHSGEIKKTAEDLDQFMNKVRTGAGVSNDEILGFAKLFNDELTLDNISRPRLVNMCKYMGISPYGTDAYLRYMLRKRLQWIKNDDRMIQAEGVESLSEAELHQACRDRGLLGLLSVEEMRQQLRDWLDLSLNHAVPSSLLILSRAFTVSGKVKPEEAVQATLSSLPDEVVDTVGVTTLPSEDSVSERRRKLEFLEMQEELIKEEEEKEEEVQARIKESTVNQKDVALEEMTIPTAREAQEQAEAKTLEKQQQICELSRALVVLASASSVSWEREAFLRLVNKEIELYNHMVEKEGTEDEEEAREAYRAARKDSDHAVEMAVADKASSALIDRVDAMLQKLEKEIDDVDAKIGDRWRLLDRDYDGKVTPEEVASATMYLKDTLGKDGIQELISNLSKDKEGKIRVEDIIKLGSEREDDNSDEPGRV; from the exons ATGGCTTCAAGAGCAATATTGCAAAGGAAGAGGTATCTCTTCAATTCTCTGAATTTTCCCACTTGCTCAGTTAGAGGTTTTTCAAGTTTTGAGCATGGGGCATCATCTCAGCCTAATGAATCACGGGGTTTCATCTGGGCTACTAGCGTCCCACAATCAAATACTGATCCAAGAAGGAAAgggtattttctttctttatccAAAGAGGAATTATCAAGCTTTTCATCTTTAGGACTCCTTAGGCATAACATTTGTGGGATTTCAACTCTGGGCTGTGGAATTAGAAGAACGGATTTTATTTCGCTTCCGGGAACTGGGTGCGTGTCACAATATATACACTATGTTTCCACATTGACGGCAGGACAACCAAAATTGGATGGTggtaataatgaaaatgaagaacagGTTGCTAAACCAAAAAAGGAAGCCTCACCGGAGGAATGTGACCAAGCTGTTGAAGGTTTAAGTACAGTGAAAGCCAAAGCAAAAGCTAAGCAGTTGCAAGAATCCCAAATGGGTGTTAAATATGTAATAAAGAGAGTATGGGCTATGCTTTTGGGGATTGGTCCTGCTTTAAGAGCTGTTGCTTCTATGAGCAG GGAGGACTGGGCTAAGAAGCTTAGCCATTGGAAAGATGAATTTAAATCTACAATGCAACACTATTGGCTGGGCACAAAACTACTCTGGGCTGATGTTAGGATAAGCTTGAGGTTATTGTTGAAACTTGCTGGTGGGAAGAGTCTTTCTAGGAGGGAGAGGCAACAACTTACGCGAACTACAGCTGATATTTTCAGGCTAGTTCCTTTTGCAGTTTTTATTATAGTTCCATTCATGGAGTTTTTGCTGCCAGTATTCCTGAAATTGTTTCCAAACATGTTGCCATCAACCTTCCAGGACAAGATGAAAGAACAG GAAGCACTGAAAAGGAAGCTAAATGCAAGAATAGAATATGCCAAGTTTCTTCAGGATACGGTAAAAGAAATGGCAAAGGAAGTTCAGAACTCACACAGTGGTGAAATTAAGAAAACAGCAGAAGATCTTGATCAATTTATGAACAAG GTTAGAACGGGTGCTGGCGTTTCTAATGATGAAATTTTAGGCTTTGCCAAGTTGTTCAATGATGAGCTTACTCTGGATAATATCAGCAG GCCTCGGTTGGTAAATATGTGCAAGTATATGGGTATCAGCCCATATGGAACTGATGCGTATTTACGTTATATGCTTCGGAAAAGACTTCAATG GATCAAGAATGATGATAGGATGATTCAAGCAGAGGGCGTGGAGTCCCTTTCAGAAGCAGAGCTTCACCAAGCCTGTAGAGATCGAGGCTTACTTGGTTTACTTTCAGTGGAAGAGATGCGGCAGCAG TTGCGAGACTGGCTAGATTTGTCTCTCAATCATGCTGTGCCATCCTCTCTTTTGATTCTTTCCAG AGCCTTCACTGTGTCTGGAAAAGTGAAGCCGGAGGAAGCTGTTCAAGCTACCTTATCCTCTTTGCCAGATGAGGTTGTGGATACTGTTGGGGTGACAACTTTGCCATCCGAAGATTCTGTTTCTGAAAGGAGGAGGAAGTTGGAGTTCCTAGAAATGCAAGAAGAATTGATTAAG gaagaagaagagaaagaggaagaggtGCAGGCACGGATAAAGGAATCCACTGTTAACCAAAAGGATGTGGCTTTGGAAGAGATGACTATTCCAACGGCAAGAGAAGCACAAGAACAGGCAGAAGCAAAAACTTTGGAAAAACAGCAGCAGATTTGTGAGCTTAGTCGTGCGTTGGTTGTTTTAGCTTCTGCATCA TCAGTCAGCTGGGAGCGTGAAGCGTTCTTAAGACTTGTCAATAAAGAG ATAGAGCTGTACAATCACATGGTTGAGAAAGAGGGTacagaagatgaagaagaggcTAGGGAGGCTTATAGAGCTGCCAGGAAGGACAGTGACCATGCTGTTGAGATGGCTGTTGCTGACAAAGCTTCTTCTGCTCTCATTGACAGG GTTGATGCTATGCTCCAAAAGCTTGAAAAGGAAATTGATGATGTAGATGCCAAAATTGGAGACCGTTGGCGGTTACTCGACCG AGATTATGATGGGAAAGTC